GCCGCACAGCTCTCCTGCTGCGTTGCGGTTGAGACTGGAGAGAGTCACGGCAGACTCCGCTGCCCAGCAGGCGCCGGGTTTGCAGATACAGATACTGAAGCGGCGCGGGCCTTTGCTGGAGCGTCCCATACAGCTCCCGCTTTCGCAATGGGCCTGGCAGCCAGTGCTGCAGGCGCAGTCTCAAAGACATGCGCGCCAGAGCGAGGAGGCTGCCATGCTCATGCAGGGGCGCATGACTGTCGCAGCTCCTGCAACGGCTTCGCCTTGGACGACGGAGGCATGAGATGGGCAGCGCAGAGCACTGGATGGCCTGGCCTCTGGCCTGCCTGAGTCAGTCCAGTCCGGTGCCAGAGAGTGCCTGCTGGTGGGCACTGGAGTTTTCGCCGCGGGTGGCCTTGCTCGAAGACGCCTTGCTCATGGAGACCAGCATGGTGCAGCGTCTTTGGGGTGGAGCCGAGGTCTTGCTGGCGCGACTGGACAGTGCTTTTGCGCAAGCTTGCCAGGCTGGCCACCCGGAGTCCGGGGGCGGGGATGCGGCACTGCAGCCGCTGCGCGGACAGGGCGGCACGGCCTGGCAGGCTTTGGCACGGCTGCGGCTGCAGCAGGACCGGCCTTGCGGCACCGTTCCTGCTTCCTTGTCCATGCCTGAGTCATCGCTGCATGCCGATGCGCTGCCGCTATGGACGCTGAGCGCCCTGGAGCAGCACGGCGCCGTGCTGCTGCGTCTGGGCTGCCGCAGCTGGGGCGATGTGCGCGCTCTGCCGCGTGCGGGGCTGTCGCGTCGCATTGGAGCCAAGGCTCTGCGTGTGCTCGACGAGGCCTATGGTTTGCTGCCTCAGCCGCTTGACTGGCTGCAACTGCCTCAGCAGTTCGAGCTACGCCACGACCTGGGTTATCCGGCTCACCATGCCGATGCCGTGCTCCATGCCGCCCAGCCGCTGTTGCGCGCGCTGCAGTCCTGGCTGCAGGCCCGTCACCATGCGGTGCTGGCGCTGCGATTGCGCTGGCACCATGATCTGCGCCGTATTGACGGCCAGGAGCTGCCGGCCTGGGAAGCGCTTGTCATCCGCACGGCCCAGCCCACGCAGGGCATGGCGCATTTGCAGCGCCTG
This region of Comamonas thiooxydans genomic DNA includes:
- a CDS encoding DNA polymerase Y family protein; this translates as MGSAEHWMAWPLACLSQSSPVPESACWWALEFSPRVALLEDALLMETSMVQRLWGGAEVLLARLDSAFAQACQAGHPESGGGDAALQPLRGQGGTAWQALARLRLQQDRPCGTVPASLSMPESSLHADALPLWTLSALEQHGAVLLRLGCRSWGDVRALPRAGLSRRIGAKALRVLDEAYGLLPQPLDWLQLPQQFELRHDLGYPAHHADAVLHAAQPLLRALQSWLQARHHAVLALRLRWHHDLRRIDGQELPAWEALVIRTAQPTQGMAHLQRLLREHLGQQRWRAPVDMLELQALETVAWTAEPLSCLPAAQGQGLSDTLAWHEWVERLSARWGEETVQMVQPLADHRPEQMQCWQAAAKLLQSQKPGGTRASARAEAGAGFRPRRQPGCADPWQALWPPWLLSKPQALPVQGNRPQWHGPLQLRAGPYRLESGWWDVAGDAFAEAQVGAPAGLAVRDYFVAYNAVVGHVWIYRERARSEHLMSMTASPACWFAQGVYG